From one Amaranthus tricolor cultivar Red isolate AtriRed21 chromosome 17, ASM2621246v1, whole genome shotgun sequence genomic stretch:
- the LOC130803689 gene encoding uncharacterized protein LOC130803689, whose protein sequence is MVIDDREQERKTDARYEVCRKTITRLWKEVHKQKKNNNTAINLNNKRIGRQAPNKIQFEDEKFKSIKFELKGTQHSVAKQIEVSQSTISRWKKDIVIRKHTNAIKHTLNDNNKLHRLSFALSKLQYEEHIDYFKFKPHNNIVHIDEKHFYLTRELQTYYLGPGEVEPHREWIWPFITQEPAKRSSKNRKRGELETKSIQSITKEHMRSILITNVLPTIRAKWPHGMSKHIFIQQDNAKPHIAHNDNEFMEEALNDDFLQQPPNSHDMNVLDLDFFRSIQALFVFITLQACMIETSDGHRASYPEPKPFATSSEPGNRETTGKKLPEPDLRTAGRNRNRSR, encoded by the exons ATGGTGATTGACGATAGAGAGCAA gAAAGGAAAACTGATGCTAGGTACGAAGTGTGTAGAAAAACAATCACGAGATTATGGAAAGAAGTTCATAAGCAAAAGAAAAACAACAACACAGCCATCAACCTTAACAACAAGAGGATTGGGAGACAAGCACCCAACAAAATCCAATTTGAGGATGAGAAGTTCAAGTCCatcaaatttgaactaaaaggCACTCAACATTCAGTGGCAAAGCAAATAGAAGTATCACAGTCAACAATATCTAGGTGGAAGAAGGACATAGTTATTAGAAAGCATACAAACGCAATCAAACACACACTGAATGATAACAACAAACTACACAGGTTAAGTTTTGCATTATCTAAGTTGCAATATGAGGAACACATTGATTATTTCAAGTTTAAGCCACATAATAACATTGTTCATATTGATGAAAAACACTTTTATCTAACTCGGGAATTGCAGACTTACTACTTAGGACCGGGTGAAGTGGAACCACATAGGGAAT GGATATGGCCTTTTATTACTCAAGAGCCTGCGAAAAGGAGCTCAAAGAACAGAAAGAGGGGGGAATTAGAGACCAAATCAATACAATCAATAACCAAAGAGCACATGAGATCAATCCTCATCACTAATGTCCTACCCACCATAAGAGCTAAGTGGCCACACGGAATGTCAAAGCACATTTTTATTCAACAGGATAATGCAAAGCCGCACATAGCACACAATGACAATGAATTTATGGAGGAGGCACTGAACGATGATTTTTTACAACAACCACCAAATTCTCATGACATGAATGTACTAGACCTAGATTTCTTTAGGTCAATTCAGGCTTT ATTTGTTTTCATAACACTACAAGCATGCATGATTGAGACTAGTGATGGCCACAGAGCgagttacccggaaccgaaaccGTTCGCGACAAGTTCCGAACCGGGGAACCGTGAAACCACCGGAAAAAAACTGcctgaaccggacctaagaaccgcgggccGCAACCGAAATCGGTCCAGGTGA
- the LOC130803945 gene encoding uncharacterized protein LOC130803945, with translation MMTVFSHSSTSIAGKQIFPVNYEAEVSQRLLDSLCSGNFKSVSDCIVDSFLDVNFVGAVSLKFRRSEVVLHDHLPNEIVVKYEEFKTDVTPLFLAVHFGNLNLVRQFLNAGADVNQKLFRGFAITAAVREGHLEILEVLLKAGASQPGCEQALLETSIHGRARFVELLMESDLIRPHVSLHAFVTACARGFTDVVDAMMKCGVNANAMDRVLVQSSKPSLHTNIDCNGLVAAVVSRQASVVRLLLQADVRTDLEVKLGAWAWDTDTGEEFRVGAGLAEPYPLTWCAVEYFEISGTILRMLLQKHSPNTPHLGRTLLHHAILCANSLAVNVLLDCGADIECAVKTASNISFCPLHMAARLGIPAIVRALLEAGCDVNSRSSSGDTALMISAKYKRDECLRILATAGADFGLINNVGLSVSSIASTNKWSLGFQEAVLQVIKEGKIPQSSNFSIFSPLLFVAQAGNTDALKSVLAQPEMDINQSDHNGFTAVLLTALKGHVECFRLLVYANADVKQSTKSGETVITLSEFSCTRDPFEKVLLEYALVMDNRHAEGFYALHCAARQGDAVAIQLLTSKGYDVNAPDGDGYTPLMLAAREGHAHICKLLIAKGAFCDVKNIRGETALSLARKNGRKENEAECIILDELARRLVSQGACVQKHTRGGKGSPHAKMIIVKTTGILSWGTSGKRNVVCREAKVGPSMSFLKNRKGKGDVNDAGMFHIVTTKNKEVHFVCEGGYDAAKLWARGINLLTTEAGLVSKPIEI, from the exons ATGATGACGGTATTTTCTCATTCCTCCACCTCAATCGCCGGAAAACAGATTTTTCCAGTGAACTACGAAGCTGAAGTCTCACAACGTCTCCTTGATTCTCTCTGTTCCGGCAATTTCAAGTCTGTTTCCGATTGCATCGTAGACTCTTTTCTTGATGTTAATTTCGTCGGTGCTGTCTCTCTTAAATTTCGACGTTCTGAGGTCGTACTCCATGATCATTTGCCAAATGAGATTGTTGTAAAATATGAAGAGTTTAAAACTGATGTTACACCTCTCTTCCTTGCTGTTCATTTCGGAAATCTTAATCTCGTTCGCCAATTCCTG AATGCTGGAGCTGATGTAAATCAAAAACTTTTTAGAGGTTTCGCAATCACAGCAGCTGTGAGAGAAGGGCATCTTGAGATATTAGAAGTGTTGCTCAAAGCTGGGGCTTCTCAACCAGGTTGTGAACAAGCCCTGTTGGAGACAAGCATTCATGGACGGGCAAGGTTCGTGGAACTTCTTATGGAATCTGACCTTATACGGCCCCATGTTTCCCTGCATGCTTTTGTCACAGCATGTGCCAGAGGATTCACTGACGTTGTTGATGCAATGATGAAG TGTGGGGTGAATGCAAATGCAATGGACCGTGTACTTGTTCAGTCATCAAAGCCATCTCTTCATACCAACATTGACTGCAATGGTCTCGTAGCTGCTGTTGTCAGCAGGCAAGCATCTGTTGTCCGTTTGCTGCTACAG GCTGATGTAAGAACAGACTTAGAAGTGAAGCTTGGAGCTTGGGCCTGGGACACAGACACAGGGGAAGAATTTCGAGTGGGTGCAGGATTAGCAGAGCCATATCCCCTCACTTGGTGTGCGGTTGAGTACTTTGAGATTAGTGGAACAATCCTCCGGATGCTTCTACAGAAACATTCACCAAATACTCCTCATCTAGGAAGAACTCTTCTCCATCATGCCATCCTCTGTGCTAACAGCTTAGCTGTCAATGTGCTACTCGACTGTGGAGCTGATATTGAATGTGCAGTTAAAACAGCTTCCAACATTTCATTCTGTCCATTACATATGGCTGCTCGACTTGGAATACCAGCTATTGTCCGAGCTCTTCTTGAAGCTGGTTGTGATGTAAATTCGAGAAGTAGCTCCGGTGACACTGCTCTTATGATCTCTGCCAAGTACAAACGAGATGAATGCCTCAGGATACTTGCAACAGCAGGTGCTGATTTTGGGCTAATTAACAATGTTGGCTTATCTGTCAGCTCAATTGCTTCCACAAATAAGTGGTCCTTGGGTTTTCAAGAAGCAGTTTTGCAAGTCATCAAAGAAGGGAAGATTCCTCAAAGTAGCAATTTCTCAATCTTTTCACCTTTGCTATTTGTTGCTCAAGCAGGAAATACAGATGCTTTGAAATCTGTATTAGCACAGCCAGAGATGGACATTAATCAATCAGATCACAATGGTTTCACTGCAGTGCTGCTTACAGCCTTAAAAGGGCATGTAGAGTGCTTTCGCCTGCTTGTGTATGCCAATGCTGATGTTAAGCAGTCCACAAAATCAGGTGAGACTGTAATTACGTTGTCTGAATTCAGCTGCACGAGAGACCCATTTGAGAAGGTTTTACTCGAGTATGCCCTAGTTATGGACAACCGCCATGCAGAAGGGTTCTATGCTCTACACTGTGCGGCTCGTCAAGGTGATGCAGTAGCCATCCAACTGTTGACTAGTAAGGGTTATGATGTGAACGCACCTGATGGAGATGGCTACACACCCCTGATGCTAGCAGCGAGAGAGGGACATGCCCATATTTGTAAGCTCTTGATAGCAAAAGGCGCTTTTTGTGACGTTAAGAACATAAGAGGCGAAACTGCACTCTCGCTTGCAAGGAAGAATGGTAGAAAGGAAAACGAGGCTGAATGCATAATACTGGATGAGCTAGCTAGAAGGCTGGTAAGCCAGGGGGCATGTGTGCAAAAGCACACTAGAGGAGGGAAAGGATCTCCCCATGCTAAAATGATCATAGTGAAAACCACAGGCATTCTATCATGGGGAACATCAGGAAAGAGAAATGTGGTCTGTCGAGAGGCTAAAGTTGGCCCCAGCATGAGCTTTCTGAAGAACAGAAAAGGTAAAGGTGACGTCAATGATGCTGGGATGTTTCACATAGTGACAACCAAGAACAAGGAGGTGCATTTTGTGTGTGAAGGTGGCTATGATGCTGCCAAATTATGGGCAAGAGGAATCAACCTCCTTACAACAGAAGCTGGTTTAGTCTCCAAGCCAATCGAGATTtaa
- the LOC130803946 gene encoding uncharacterized protein LOC130803946, which yields MNDIVGTRSRRFRCSRQSCTKFHKPSSPLKNCKTKKKKARMSFRRILSHHRSSLSLLLHCRNQSSDLHPRLSLLAPSSSTPPTFPSTHFLYQCRRSFAKGRKSKADDDVNTSQVVEDIGPVVKSTAISQMEAALEALSRDLTKLRTGRASTGMLDHIIVETSGVKMNLNRLALVTIIDSKTLSITPYDPQTIKELEKAIVSSPLGLNPKPDGERLIAVIPPLTKEHIQAMCKVVSKSSEEVKQSVRRARQKALDTIKKAGYPKDSAKRLEKEIDELTKKFVKSAEDICKAKEKEISSG from the exons atgaatGATATTGTCGGAACTCGCAGTCGGAGGTTTAGGTGTAGTCGTCAGTCGTGTACAAAATTTCATAAACCCTCTTCACCTCTCAAAAACTGCaagacaaagaaaaaaaaagcaagaATGTCATTTAGAAGAATACTCAGTCATCATCGCTcatctctttctctccttctccaTTGTCGTAATCAAAGTTCTGATCTTCATCCTCGCCTCTCTCTCTTAGCCCCTTCCTCCTCCACTCCGCCGACCTTCCCTTCTACTCACTTTCTCTATCAATGCCGTCGGAGTTTTGCCAAAGGACGCAAGTCTA AGGCTGATGATGATGTAAACACATCTCAAGTTGTTGAAGATATTGGACCTGTTGTAAAGTCAACTGCTATTTCACAGATGGAGGCAGCGCTAGAAGCATTATCCAGAGACCTAACTAAGTTAAGAACAGGAAGAGCATCTACAG GAATGCTTGACCACATCATTGTCGAAACAAGTGGTGTAAAGATGAATCTGAATCGACTTGCCCTTGTTACCATCATTGACTCAAAAACTCTATCAATAACTCCTTATGACCCACAA ACCATTAAAGAATTGGAGAAAGCCATTGTTTCGTCTCCATTAGGCTTAAATCCGAAACCAGACGGTGAACGATTAATAGCTGTTATTCCTCC GTTAACTAAGGAGCACATTCAG GCCATGTGTAAGGTTGTTTCCAAATCAAGTGAAGAAGTCAAGCAAAGTGTTAGAAGAGCTCGCCAAAAG GCATTGGATACGATAAAGAAAGCCGGTTATCCTAAAGATAGTGCAAAAAGATTGGAGAAGGAA ATTGATGAGCTGACAAAGAAGTTTGTCAAGTCTGCTGAGGACATTTGCAAAGCTAAGGAGAAGGAGATCTCTTCGGGTTAA